In Nitrosophilus labii, the following proteins share a genomic window:
- the tyrS gene encoding tyrosine--tRNA ligase, with amino-acid sequence MVKEAMAEIVRGTAEIIDKEKIEKLLKEYYEEGKHYYVKAGFDPTAPDLHLGHTVLLQKLATFQKYGGIIQFIIGDFTAMIGDPTGKSETRKKLDRETVLKNAKSYEEQVFKILDPDKTQVLFNSQWIDKLGASGLVELTTLVSVARMLERDDFEKRYKAGKPIAISEFIYPLLQGYDSVYLKSDIEIGGTDQKFNLLMGRQLQRSFSVGKEQAVLMMPILEGLDGVQKMSKSLGNYIGVDEEPNTMFAKVMSISDELMWRYYELLSSKSLEEIEILKEGVKEGKVHPKYAKELLAAEITARFHGDEAAKAAKEEFDRVHKQNDIPSDIAEYELKGHIWIAKALVECALEPSTSQARRDIQAGAVRVNKEKISDKDLHLEEGEYILQVGKRKFAKLKVTK; translated from the coding sequence ATGGTAAAAGAGGCAATGGCTGAAATAGTTAGAGGAACGGCTGAAATTATAGATAAAGAGAAGATAGAAAAACTTTTAAAAGAGTATTATGAAGAGGGAAAGCACTATTATGTAAAGGCAGGTTTTGATCCAACAGCACCGGATCTTCATTTAGGGCATACGGTTTTACTTCAAAAACTTGCTACGTTTCAAAAATATGGAGGGATTATTCAGTTTATTATAGGCGATTTTACGGCTATGATTGGCGATCCTACCGGTAAGAGTGAAACAAGGAAAAAGCTTGATAGAGAGACGGTTTTAAAAAATGCAAAAAGTTACGAAGAACAAGTTTTTAAGATACTTGATCCCGACAAAACCCAAGTGCTCTTTAACTCACAATGGATAGATAAGCTTGGGGCTAGCGGACTTGTTGAGCTTACAACTTTAGTAAGTGTCGCGAGAATGCTAGAACGCGATGACTTTGAAAAAAGATATAAAGCAGGAAAACCGATAGCTATAAGTGAATTTATCTATCCTCTGCTACAAGGATACGATAGCGTATATTTAAAAAGTGATATTGAAATAGGCGGCACAGACCAAAAATTTAACCTTTTAATGGGAAGGCAACTTCAAAGAAGTTTCAGTGTTGGCAAAGAGCAAGCCGTTTTAATGATGCCAATACTCGAAGGACTTGACGGTGTTCAAAAGATGAGTAAATCTTTAGGCAACTATATAGGGGTTGATGAAGAGCCCAATACAATGTTTGCAAAAGTTATGAGTATATCTGACGAATTGATGTGGAGATATTATGAGCTACTTAGTTCTAAATCTTTAGAAGAGATCGAGATATTAAAAGAGGGAGTAAAAGAGGGTAAAGTTCACCCTAAGTACGCAAAAGAGCTTTTGGCCGCTGAAATTACGGCTAGGTTTCATGGTGACGAAGCGGCAAAAGCGGCGAAGGAAGAGTTTGACAGAGTTCATAAACAAAACGATATTCCAAGCGATATAGCCGAGTATGAACTAAAAGGACATATATGGATCGCTAAAGCTTTGGTGGAATGCGCTTTAGAGCCTTCTACATCTCAAGCAAGAAGAGATATTCAAGCCGGAGCCGTAAGAGTAAATAAAGAGAAAATTTCCGATAAGGATCTTCATCTAGAAGAGGGTGAGTATATTTTGCAAGTTGGAAAAAGAAAATTTGCCAAATTAAAGGTTACGAAGTGA
- a CDS encoding DNA-directed RNA polymerase subunit omega, with amino-acid sequence MRLEKAAAKALERVNFDRYLLSVVVAKRANELALGAEPLVNVDIKKTKYTDVAIMEIAEGLIKIDVERYDR; translated from the coding sequence ATGAGATTGGAAAAAGCTGCTGCAAAAGCTTTGGAGAGAGTGAATTTTGACAGATACCTTTTGTCGGTAGTTGTTGCAAAAAGAGCTAATGAACTTGCATTGGGTGCTGAACCGCTTGTAAATGTAGATATTAAAAAAACAAAATATACGGATGTAGCTATTATGGAGATAGCTGAAGGTTTGATAAAAATTGATGTTGAGAGATATGATAGATAA
- a CDS encoding RelA/SpoT family protein produces MKKFIEKIKECHDIEEAKNILFGTIKKNPKVEFALNFAIKSHKDQYRKSGEPYVVHPILVAAIVAYISHDETMVIASLLHDVVEDTSVTIDEIKSNFGEDVATLVEGLTKIVEIRGESLIPSYSNEKLITSALSFRKILLASIKDVRVLVIKLCDRLHNMLTLDALDEKKRKRIAEETLVVYAPIAHRLGISFLKNILEDLSFYYIFPKEYKKIDDFLKSHKQELQIKLNNFIDNVKKIMVKNGFRYNEFTIISRIKHYYSIYLKMQRKGISIEEVLDLLAIRVLVKHKIDCYKALGAIHLNFKPLIMRFKDYIAIPKDNGYQTIHTTVFDNTSIFEVQIRTFDMHKTAEYGVAAHWKYKLGLDSINLKWLENLQYQNDNIEEFYELVKNDLFSEDISVFSPKGDLFTLPRGAVALDFAYAIHSDIGHRAKEVYINKQKSTLLTELKNGDIVKIVTADKPILRCSWIDAVKTSKAKEQMRQACKQKIKEINAKSAINILASELKVSQEEIIKWIEENSLLQTIYKVPVDINFFKDVKNRFLAQLRKKKKILPFIGAKIIKLKELLLDNFIIYSSYNINSVEFDYCCNPKMGDEIVAFKKGNSAIIHHKLCEKAAELIEQGEPMLFIAWSNSRLPRYKLLVSLQNKKGALAALLQHLAKLDINVVSIELGHNLEYSNICELEIETNISDSETLRKKLEPKAKVIEITGSDDAYKK; encoded by the coding sequence ATGAAAAAATTTATCGAGAAGATTAAAGAGTGTCATGATATTGAAGAAGCCAAAAATATACTCTTTGGTACTATAAAAAAAAATCCTAAAGTAGAATTTGCTCTAAACTTCGCAATCAAATCCCACAAAGACCAATATAGAAAAAGTGGTGAACCCTATGTGGTTCATCCTATCTTGGTAGCTGCAATCGTTGCTTATATCTCTCATGATGAAACTATGGTTATAGCTTCACTGCTCCATGATGTGGTAGAGGATACTTCGGTTACCATAGATGAAATCAAAAGCAATTTTGGAGAAGATGTGGCTACGCTTGTGGAGGGACTTACGAAGATCGTCGAAATTCGCGGTGAAAGTCTGATCCCGTCATATTCCAACGAGAAACTGATAACATCGGCTTTAAGTTTTAGAAAAATACTACTTGCTTCTATTAAAGATGTAAGAGTCTTAGTTATAAAACTTTGCGATAGACTTCACAATATGCTCACATTAGATGCTCTTGATGAGAAGAAGCGAAAAAGAATAGCAGAAGAGACGCTTGTAGTTTACGCGCCTATAGCGCATAGGCTAGGGATCTCTTTTTTGAAAAATATTTTAGAAGATCTAAGTTTTTATTACATCTTTCCTAAAGAGTATAAAAAGATAGACGATTTTTTAAAATCTCACAAGCAAGAACTTCAAATAAAGCTTAATAACTTTATAGATAACGTAAAGAAGATAATGGTAAAAAACGGTTTTAGATATAATGAATTTACCATTATCAGCAGAATCAAACACTACTACTCCATATACCTTAAAATGCAAAGAAAAGGGATCTCGATAGAAGAGGTTCTTGATCTTTTGGCTATTAGAGTTTTAGTAAAACATAAAATAGACTGTTATAAAGCTTTAGGAGCTATTCATCTAAACTTTAAACCACTTATAATGCGATTTAAAGACTATATAGCCATACCTAAAGATAACGGATACCAAACGATTCATACTACAGTTTTTGACAACACTTCCATCTTTGAAGTTCAAATAAGAACGTTCGATATGCATAAAACCGCCGAGTACGGTGTGGCTGCACACTGGAAATATAAACTGGGACTTGATAGTATAAATCTAAAATGGCTTGAAAATCTACAGTATCAAAACGACAATATAGAAGAGTTTTACGAGCTTGTTAAAAACGATCTTTTCAGTGAAGATATTTCTGTCTTTTCTCCAAAAGGAGATCTCTTTACTCTTCCTAGAGGAGCGGTTGCGCTCGACTTTGCCTACGCGATTCATTCTGATATAGGCCATAGAGCAAAAGAGGTTTATATCAACAAACAAAAAAGTACGCTTTTAACCGAACTTAAAAATGGAGATATTGTAAAAATCGTAACCGCAGATAAACCTATACTTAGATGCAGTTGGATAGATGCGGTAAAAACTTCAAAAGCCAAAGAGCAGATGAGGCAAGCTTGTAAACAAAAAATCAAAGAGATAAATGCCAAAAGCGCTATAAATATCTTAGCTAGTGAGTTAAAGGTATCTCAAGAGGAAATTATAAAGTGGATTGAAGAAAATTCTCTTTTGCAGACTATTTATAAAGTACCTGTTGATATCAATTTTTTCAAAGATGTTAAAAACAGATTTTTGGCGCAACTTAGGAAAAAAAAGAAGATTTTGCCATTTATCGGTGCCAAAATTATAAAATTAAAAGAGCTGCTTTTAGATAATTTTATAATATATTCGAGTTATAATATAAATTCTGTTGAATTTGATTATTGCTGCAATCCCAAAATGGGAGATGAGATTGTAGCTTTTAAAAAGGGAAACAGTGCTATAATTCATCATAAACTTTGTGAAAAAGCGGCTGAACTGATAGAACAGGGCGAGCCTATGCTTTTTATAGCTTGGTCAAATAGTAGATTGCCAAGATATAAACTGCTTGTATCTTTGCAAAATAAAAAGGGTGCATTAGCCGCTTTGTTACAACATTTAGCTAAACTTGATATAAACGTTGTTTCGATAGAGCTTGGACACAATTTAGAATATAGCAATATTTGTGAGTTGGAGATTGAGACAAATATAAGCGATAGTGAAACTTTAAGAAAGAAGCTGGAACCTAAAGCAAAAGTTATCGAAATAACCGGAAGCGACGACGCATATAAAAAATAA